The following coding sequences are from one Arthrobacter sp. PvP023 window:
- a CDS encoding GntR family transcriptional regulator: MQRPSQINSPGSRKGKPVSRQVLADHVYEELLESLMDGRLEPGATVSIDGTARDLDVSPTPVREALARLEHTGMVRRVALKGYRVAPVFTREDFAELMEARLAIEPVNARLACGRLTQERLAQLEQAVTDLKTAPRGPSFAEYRDYLEADERFHRLIAEQTGNQFMVAAYAALGGQVQRFRLFGGVGITDAENAIAEHQAVLDAMASGDPETAAAAMAEHVRRVRGRAIADAPEG, from the coding sequence ATGCAGCGTCCGTCCCAGATCAACAGTCCCGGCAGCCGCAAAGGCAAGCCCGTGAGCCGCCAAGTGCTGGCCGACCACGTCTACGAGGAACTGCTGGAATCGCTGATGGATGGCCGGCTCGAACCGGGTGCCACCGTCAGCATCGACGGCACAGCCCGGGACCTGGACGTTTCGCCCACCCCGGTCCGCGAAGCCCTTGCCCGGCTGGAACACACGGGCATGGTCCGCCGGGTGGCGCTCAAGGGTTACCGGGTTGCGCCGGTGTTCACCCGCGAAGACTTCGCCGAACTCATGGAGGCGCGGCTGGCCATCGAGCCGGTGAATGCCCGCCTTGCCTGCGGCCGGCTGACCCAGGAGCGGCTCGCCCAGCTGGAACAGGCCGTGACCGACTTGAAGACCGCGCCGCGGGGACCCTCATTCGCTGAATACCGCGACTACCTCGAAGCCGACGAACGCTTCCACCGGCTCATCGCCGAACAAACCGGAAACCAGTTCATGGTGGCGGCGTATGCCGCGCTCGGCGGCCAGGTCCAGCGCTTCCGGCTTTTCGGGGGTGTGGGCATCACGGATGCAGAGAACGCCATCGCCGAGCACCAGGCCGTCCTGGATGCGATGGCCTCGGGAGACCCCGAGACGGCTGCCGCGGCCATGGCCGAGCACGTCCGGAGAGTCCGCGGCCGCGCCATCGCCGACGCCCCGGAAGGCTAA
- a CDS encoding alkene reductase → MLFSPLTLGELELPNRLVMAPLTRLRSGEAGVPAAIVAEHYRQRASLGLIVSEGTYPSPAGRSYPGQPGIVTPEQIAGWKKVTDAVHAEGGRIFAQIMHGGRVSHEDINGGHRVVAPSAIAVEAETRTYKGKQAHPVPHALTTDELPGIRQEIVQGSLNAIEAGFDGVELHSANGYLLHEFLAPSSNQRDDIYGGSPENRARFVIEVVKAVVEAVGADRVGIRISPAHNVQGALETDAEDVRETYGLLVDAIAPLNLAYLSILHKEPTSELVQDLRARFNGTFLVNTGFGVITTREEAISLVADGHADAVVVGRPAIANPDLVRRWREDLPVNEPNQATFYADGAEGYTDYPFYEESQN, encoded by the coding sequence ATGCTGTTTTCCCCGTTGACTCTCGGCGAGCTCGAACTGCCCAACCGCCTGGTGATGGCCCCGCTGACCCGGCTCCGCTCCGGCGAAGCGGGGGTACCGGCCGCCATCGTTGCCGAGCACTACCGCCAGCGCGCATCGCTCGGCCTGATCGTCAGCGAAGGCACGTACCCCAGCCCCGCGGGACGCTCGTACCCGGGGCAGCCCGGCATTGTCACGCCGGAGCAGATTGCCGGCTGGAAGAAGGTCACGGACGCCGTCCATGCCGAAGGCGGCCGGATCTTCGCACAGATCATGCACGGCGGGCGGGTTTCGCACGAGGACATCAACGGTGGGCACCGGGTGGTCGCACCGAGCGCCATCGCCGTCGAGGCAGAGACCCGCACGTACAAGGGCAAGCAGGCGCACCCCGTCCCGCATGCGCTGACCACCGACGAACTGCCCGGCATCCGCCAGGAAATTGTCCAGGGATCGCTGAACGCGATCGAGGCAGGGTTCGACGGCGTGGAGCTGCACTCCGCCAACGGTTACCTGCTGCACGAATTCCTTGCTCCGTCGTCGAACCAGCGCGACGACATTTACGGCGGCTCACCGGAGAACCGGGCGCGCTTCGTCATCGAGGTAGTGAAGGCTGTCGTTGAGGCCGTCGGCGCCGACCGCGTGGGCATCCGGATCTCACCCGCGCACAACGTCCAGGGCGCTCTCGAAACGGACGCCGAAGATGTCCGCGAAACCTATGGCCTGTTGGTAGATGCGATCGCGCCGCTGAACCTGGCCTACCTGAGCATCCTGCACAAGGAGCCCACCAGCGAACTGGTCCAGGACCTGCGTGCGCGTTTCAACGGCACCTTCCTCGTCAACACCGGGTTTGGCGTCATCACCACCCGTGAGGAAGCCATCTCGCTGGTGGCCGACGGCCATGCAGACGCCGTGGTGGTGGGCCGTCCGGCCATCGCCAACCCCGACCTCGTCCGCCGCTGGCGCGAAGACCTGCCGGTCAACGAACCGAACCAGGCCACGTTCTACGCCGACGGCGCAGAGGGCTACACGGACTACCCGTTCTACGAGGAGTCGCAGAACTAG
- a CDS encoding 2,3-butanediol dehydrogenase codes for MKAARFHAREDLRIEDIPEPELRPGAVKIAVAWCGICGTDLHEFLEGPIFTPPPGHPHTLSHEEAPVTLGHEFSGTVEEVGEGVTGLSVGDSVVVEPYFVCDECGPCRAGNYNLCTKLGFIGLAGGGGGLSEKIVVDSRWVHPVGDIPLDEAALIEPLAVAYHAVGRSDVKAGDVAVVGGAGPIGLLTAAVLKGLGVTTVVTELSAARKEKATSSGVADHVLDPSAVDVKARVLELTGGAGADAAFECAGVNAVLDTMLDVVKPAGVVVNVSIWGRPATVDMQKIVLKEIDLRGTIAYRGDHAAAIKLVQEGKVDLKPFITGRIALDDLVDKGFDTLIHHNDTAVKIIVHP; via the coding sequence ATGAAAGCAGCACGATTCCACGCCCGCGAGGATCTCCGGATCGAAGACATCCCGGAGCCGGAGCTGCGCCCAGGGGCCGTGAAGATTGCCGTCGCCTGGTGCGGGATCTGCGGCACGGACCTCCACGAATTCCTGGAAGGGCCCATTTTCACCCCGCCGCCCGGACACCCCCACACGCTGTCACATGAGGAAGCCCCGGTCACCCTGGGACACGAGTTCTCCGGAACTGTTGAGGAAGTGGGCGAGGGCGTTACCGGGCTCTCCGTCGGAGACAGTGTGGTGGTGGAGCCGTACTTCGTCTGTGACGAATGCGGTCCGTGCCGGGCGGGCAACTACAACCTGTGCACCAAGCTGGGTTTCATAGGTCTGGCCGGCGGCGGCGGGGGACTCAGCGAAAAGATCGTGGTCGACTCACGCTGGGTCCATCCCGTTGGCGACATTCCACTCGACGAAGCCGCGCTCATCGAACCGCTCGCGGTGGCGTATCACGCCGTCGGCCGGAGCGACGTGAAAGCCGGTGACGTCGCCGTCGTCGGCGGTGCGGGTCCCATCGGACTGCTCACGGCGGCAGTCCTGAAAGGGCTGGGCGTCACCACCGTGGTGACTGAACTGTCCGCCGCGCGCAAGGAGAAAGCCACGTCATCCGGCGTCGCGGACCACGTCCTCGACCCCAGCGCAGTCGACGTTAAGGCGCGGGTGCTGGAACTGACCGGGGGAGCAGGTGCGGACGCTGCGTTCGAATGCGCCGGCGTAAACGCCGTTCTGGACACGATGCTCGACGTCGTCAAGCCCGCCGGAGTGGTGGTCAACGTGTCCATCTGGGGACGCCCGGCCACCGTGGACATGCAGAAGATCGTCCTCAAGGAAATCGACCTTCGCGGAACGATCGCTTACCGCGGAGACCACGCGGCCGCCATCAAGCTTGTCCAAGAAGGCAAAGTGGACCTCAAGCCCTTCATTACGGGACGGATCGCACTGGATGACCTGGTGGACAAGGGATTCGACACCCTGATCCACCACAACGACACGGCGGTGAAGATCATCGTGCACCCGTAG
- a CDS encoding NAD(P)/FAD-dependent oxidoreductase, which translates to MPETPNGIVEAWLAQFEEALRSRDTDAALQLFEEEPYWRDFVSFTWNLKTLEGKDAIKRMLDATLADVQPGNWGLAEDATGDAANTEAWVDFETAQARGYAHLRLRNGKCWTLLTTMKELKGFEEKKGPNREKGVAHEISKGRKSWLELKEEEEARLGYQDQPYTVIIGGGQGGIGLGARLRRLGVPTIIIEKNEKPGDSWRNRYKSLHLHDPVWYDHLPYMKFPDDWPVFAAKDKIGDWLEHYTRIMELNYWSKTECTNARFDEASQEWIVQVMRDGEPVTLRPKQLVFALGVSGYPNVPAFDGAESFLGEQYHSSKHPGGGDWTGKKAVVIGSNNSAHDICADLWEHGAEVTMVQRSSTHIARSESLMDLALGDLYSEKALASGVTTEKADLLFASLPYRILPDAQIPVYEEMARRDAGFYSQLEAAGFDLDFGVDGSGLFLKYLRRGSGYYIDVGASQLIIDGRVKLANGQVTKITGNAVVMDSGAELEADVIIYATGYGSMNGWLADLVSPDVADAVGKCWGFGSDTPKDPGPWEGELRNMWKPTNVENLWIHGGNLHQSRHYSNYLALQLKARMEGLPTPVYELQPTHHKR; encoded by the coding sequence ATGCCTGAAACACCCAACGGCATCGTGGAGGCCTGGCTGGCGCAGTTCGAAGAGGCGCTGCGCAGCAGGGACACCGACGCCGCACTGCAGTTATTCGAAGAAGAACCCTACTGGCGCGACTTCGTATCCTTCACCTGGAACCTCAAGACGCTCGAGGGCAAGGACGCCATCAAGCGCATGCTGGACGCCACGCTCGCCGATGTTCAACCCGGCAACTGGGGCCTCGCCGAGGATGCCACCGGCGATGCTGCGAACACCGAGGCCTGGGTGGACTTCGAAACGGCCCAGGCTCGGGGCTATGCCCACCTGCGCCTCCGCAACGGCAAATGCTGGACGCTGCTCACCACCATGAAGGAACTCAAGGGGTTTGAGGAGAAGAAGGGGCCCAACCGGGAGAAGGGCGTGGCCCACGAGATCAGCAAGGGCCGAAAGTCGTGGCTGGAACTCAAGGAAGAAGAGGAAGCCCGGCTGGGATACCAGGACCAGCCCTACACCGTGATTATCGGCGGCGGCCAGGGCGGTATCGGCCTGGGCGCGCGGCTGCGTCGGCTCGGGGTCCCCACCATCATCATCGAGAAGAACGAGAAGCCCGGTGACTCCTGGCGGAACCGCTACAAGTCGCTCCACCTGCACGATCCTGTCTGGTACGACCACCTGCCGTACATGAAGTTCCCCGACGACTGGCCCGTCTTCGCGGCCAAGGACAAGATCGGTGACTGGCTGGAGCACTACACCCGGATCATGGAGCTCAATTACTGGTCTAAAACCGAGTGCACCAACGCCCGTTTCGATGAAGCGTCCCAAGAGTGGATCGTGCAGGTAATGCGCGACGGCGAACCGGTGACCTTGCGGCCCAAGCAGCTCGTCTTCGCCCTGGGCGTCTCGGGCTACCCTAACGTTCCAGCGTTCGACGGCGCCGAATCCTTTTTGGGGGAGCAGTACCACTCGTCCAAGCACCCGGGCGGCGGTGACTGGACAGGCAAGAAGGCCGTGGTGATCGGGTCCAACAACTCGGCCCACGATATCTGCGCCGATCTTTGGGAACATGGTGCGGAAGTCACCATGGTTCAGCGGTCTTCCACGCACATCGCCCGGAGCGAGTCGCTCATGGACCTGGCGCTCGGGGACCTCTACTCGGAGAAGGCCCTGGCCAGCGGTGTCACCACAGAGAAGGCCGACCTTTTGTTCGCCTCCCTGCCATACCGGATCCTGCCGGACGCCCAAATCCCCGTCTACGAAGAAATGGCCAGGCGCGATGCCGGGTTCTACTCCCAGCTTGAGGCCGCAGGCTTCGACCTGGACTTCGGGGTGGATGGTTCAGGACTGTTCCTCAAGTACCTGAGGCGCGGTTCCGGCTACTACATTGACGTCGGTGCCTCCCAGCTGATCATTGACGGACGGGTCAAGCTTGCCAACGGGCAGGTCACAAAGATCACCGGCAACGCGGTGGTCATGGACAGCGGAGCCGAGCTGGAGGCCGATGTCATCATCTATGCCACCGGCTACGGGTCCATGAACGGCTGGCTGGCGGACCTGGTCTCGCCTGACGTGGCGGACGCCGTCGGCAAATGCTGGGGCTTCGGCTCGGACACACCCAAGGATCCGGGGCCGTGGGAGGGGGAGCTGCGGAACATGTGGAAGCCCACGAACGTGGAGAACCTCTGGATCCACGGCGGCAACCTGCACCAGAGCCGCCACTACTCCAACTACCTTGCCCTGCAGCTCAAGGCCCGCATGGAGGGGCTGCCCACGCCGGTCTACGAGCTCCAGCCCACCCACCACAAGCGCTGA
- a CDS encoding helix-turn-helix domain-containing protein: protein MRTGTGAITHLRDLRFSAPAEYARTLRKAHEATISGSPDPSISPAIIKSWQRSLALGIDPDQHRPVHRHGVSEARSLSAGHRLATVIPALSQLLADESAAGRHLLIVTDQQGEVLWRVGSRQALRLADSLEFVEGADWSEAGVGTNAISEALVTGAPAQLFSAEHLVRTHHDWACTAAPIRDPFTGEVVGVLDVSGPFESVTPDSLRMVRCGVRLAEELLKSAGSPRRTDAVRPTLTLRLLGDKPSAEVDGGARLPLTLRRAEILALLASRTQGWSADELAYRLHGEDGAATAIRTEMHRIRGILGNVVEPNPYRFSSAVRVVTDISVVANHLRDGRVADALAAYPAKILNRSANLSVELMRDELNEAVGASVRSSGDAQLIMRWCASDMGASDVEAAAAMASLIGPGDPRFQLVRARMERVDRELQS, encoded by the coding sequence ATGCGGACGGGCACCGGCGCGATCACGCATCTTCGCGACTTGAGATTTTCCGCACCGGCTGAGTACGCGCGCACGCTGCGCAAAGCCCATGAGGCCACCATTTCGGGTAGCCCCGACCCCTCGATTTCACCGGCCATTATCAAGTCCTGGCAGCGTTCGCTGGCGCTGGGCATCGACCCTGATCAGCACAGGCCGGTTCACCGGCACGGGGTGTCCGAGGCGCGGTCGCTCAGCGCCGGGCACCGCCTGGCGACCGTGATCCCGGCTCTGTCCCAGTTGCTGGCCGATGAGTCCGCCGCGGGCCGCCACCTGTTGATCGTCACCGATCAACAGGGTGAAGTGCTGTGGCGGGTGGGCAGCCGGCAGGCCCTGCGGCTGGCCGATTCCCTGGAGTTTGTGGAGGGCGCAGACTGGTCTGAAGCCGGAGTCGGGACCAACGCCATCAGCGAGGCCCTCGTGACCGGTGCACCTGCCCAGCTGTTCTCTGCCGAACACCTGGTGCGCACGCATCACGACTGGGCCTGCACCGCGGCCCCTATCCGCGACCCCTTCACAGGAGAAGTCGTGGGAGTGCTCGACGTTTCCGGCCCCTTCGAATCGGTAACACCGGACAGCCTGCGCATGGTGCGTTGCGGCGTGCGGCTGGCGGAGGAGCTGTTGAAATCTGCCGGTTCGCCTCGTAGAACCGATGCGGTTCGTCCCACGCTGACGCTGAGGTTGTTGGGTGACAAGCCGAGCGCCGAGGTCGACGGCGGTGCCCGGCTTCCGCTGACGCTGCGCCGTGCGGAGATCCTGGCGCTGCTGGCATCCCGGACACAGGGGTGGAGCGCCGATGAACTGGCATACAGGCTGCATGGCGAGGACGGCGCCGCCACGGCGATCAGGACGGAGATGCATCGCATCCGCGGCATCCTGGGCAACGTGGTGGAACCCAACCCTTACCGTTTCTCGTCGGCCGTCCGGGTAGTCACGGACATATCAGTGGTCGCCAATCATCTGCGGGACGGACGCGTGGCGGACGCGCTGGCCGCTTACCCCGCGAAGATCCTCAACCGTTCGGCAAACCTGTCCGTCGAGCTGATGCGGGACGAGCTCAATGAAGCCGTGGGGGCCTCGGTCCGTTCCAGCGGGGACGCCCAACTCATCATGCGGTGGTGCGCGAGCGACATGGGTGCGTCAGACGTCGAAGCGGCCGCGGCAATGGCGAGCCTGATCGGACCGGGCGATCCGCGCTTTCAACTGGTCCGCGCACGGATGGAACGGGTCGACCGGGAATTGCAGTCCTGA
- a CDS encoding PKD domain-containing protein, translated as MDRIAAMIQSEFQKLPVAAGTITAQPSPHTLRGAETNFFADSAEQQFDVTILAQKVHVVATPVQYTWNYGDGTTFGPQPSAGGPLPQDRWGEKTRTSHVYTQTGDFQVVLTTHFQGTYSVNNGPPLPIPGQGQFSSPPQTISVWRSITRNYADDCIKNPQGQGCPGAAPPAP; from the coding sequence TTGGATCGCATTGCGGCCATGATCCAGAGCGAGTTCCAGAAACTGCCAGTGGCTGCAGGGACCATTACAGCCCAGCCGAGTCCGCACACCCTCCGCGGGGCTGAAACTAACTTCTTCGCTGACTCGGCGGAACAGCAGTTCGACGTCACCATCCTGGCCCAGAAGGTCCACGTTGTAGCGACTCCGGTCCAATACACCTGGAACTACGGCGACGGAACAACGTTCGGACCCCAGCCCTCGGCGGGTGGTCCGCTGCCGCAGGACCGGTGGGGTGAAAAGACCCGCACCAGCCATGTCTACACGCAGACCGGCGACTTCCAGGTGGTGCTCACCACGCACTTCCAGGGAACGTACTCCGTCAACAACGGACCGCCGCTGCCTATCCCGGGCCAAGGCCAGTTCAGTTCACCGCCGCAAACCATTAGTGTCTGGCGCTCGATTACCCGCAACTACGCTGACGACTGCATCAAGAACCCGCAAGGCCAAGGGTGCCCCGGCGCGGCACCGCCAGCCCCGTAA
- a CDS encoding DUF6318 family protein — MTSRTSPFARLRYSAAAVVAASALMLTACNGGATPPGNGSTSASASASESATATPSPTPTPTAAYKPADAKGKAQNVPVPVLPEAAKAETKEGLEAFAKYWYQTLSYAYETGDVTPLQAVSTTTCTSCLRVKEVVEAWHSEGRWLAGGKMVVQGVQSKFVETAPGEYQVLIQVFQEPLSYYRSDKTLDEKTEQKPAAGDIMLASYEGGAWRAKTVEHLANSQ; from the coding sequence ATGACATCTCGTACCTCGCCTTTCGCACGGTTGCGCTATTCGGCCGCTGCTGTTGTCGCCGCCTCTGCCCTAATGCTCACCGCGTGCAATGGGGGCGCCACCCCGCCGGGAAATGGCAGCACTTCAGCGTCGGCTTCTGCATCAGAGTCGGCTACTGCCACGCCGAGTCCCACGCCAACGCCAACCGCCGCGTATAAGCCGGCAGATGCGAAGGGCAAAGCGCAAAATGTTCCTGTCCCGGTGTTGCCTGAAGCCGCGAAAGCGGAGACAAAGGAGGGGTTGGAGGCTTTTGCTAAGTACTGGTATCAGACCCTTTCGTATGCTTACGAAACCGGCGACGTAACGCCCCTACAAGCAGTCTCCACAACGACATGCACGTCATGCCTGCGAGTAAAAGAAGTGGTGGAGGCTTGGCACTCTGAAGGGCGGTGGTTGGCTGGCGGCAAGATGGTTGTGCAGGGAGTCCAATCCAAATTCGTAGAAACCGCACCCGGTGAATACCAGGTATTGATTCAGGTTTTTCAAGAACCACTTTCCTATTACCGCTCCGATAAGACGCTCGATGAGAAGACTGAGCAAAAACCTGCAGCCGGCGACATAATGCTGGCCTCTTATGAGGGGGGAGCCTGGCGGGCGAAGACCGTCGAGCACCTGGCCAACAGTCAATGA
- the bioB gene encoding biotin synthase BioB, translating into MTIQANVPTGDETLADASCETTNEASHEILETARRQVLEDGIGLTQSQLEEVLRLPDAALPAALQLAHDVRLKHCGEDVEVEGIISIKTGGCPEDCHFCSQSGLFDSPVRGVWLDIPELVKAAKETAATGATEFCIVAAVRGPDIKLMNQIKFAIDRINEAVDINIACSLGMLTQRQVDQLKEWGVHRYNHNLETARSYFPEVVTTHSYEERLDTCNMVKAAGMELCCGALIGMGETLEQRAELAAQLAALEPHEVPLNFLNPRPGTPLENQGIMDGKDALRAIAAFRLAMPRTVLRYAGGRELTLGDLGTREGLLGGINAVIVGNYLTTLGRPATADLNLLVELNMPIKELQKTL; encoded by the coding sequence ATGACGATCCAGGCAAATGTCCCCACCGGCGACGAAACACTCGCCGACGCAAGCTGTGAAACAACAAACGAGGCCAGCCACGAAATCCTCGAAACAGCCCGCAGGCAGGTCCTCGAGGACGGCATCGGCCTGACCCAGTCGCAGCTCGAGGAAGTTCTCCGCCTCCCGGACGCAGCCCTTCCGGCCGCCCTGCAGCTGGCCCACGACGTGCGCCTGAAGCACTGCGGCGAGGACGTCGAGGTCGAGGGCATCATCTCCATCAAGACCGGCGGCTGCCCCGAGGACTGCCACTTCTGCAGCCAGTCCGGCCTCTTTGACAGCCCCGTCCGCGGCGTCTGGCTCGACATCCCGGAACTGGTCAAAGCCGCCAAGGAAACCGCCGCCACCGGAGCCACCGAGTTCTGCATCGTCGCCGCCGTCCGCGGCCCCGACATCAAGCTCATGAACCAGATCAAGTTCGCGATCGACCGCATCAACGAGGCCGTGGACATCAACATCGCCTGCTCCCTGGGCATGCTCACCCAGCGCCAAGTGGACCAGCTCAAAGAGTGGGGCGTGCACCGCTACAACCACAACCTCGAAACCGCCCGCAGCTACTTCCCCGAAGTCGTCACCACCCACAGCTACGAAGAACGCCTCGACACCTGCAATATGGTCAAGGCCGCCGGCATGGAACTCTGCTGCGGAGCCCTGATCGGGATGGGCGAAACCCTGGAACAGCGCGCCGAACTCGCCGCCCAGCTCGCAGCCCTGGAACCGCACGAAGTCCCGCTCAACTTCCTCAACCCCCGCCCCGGCACTCCGCTCGAAAACCAGGGCATCATGGACGGCAAGGACGCCCTGCGCGCCATCGCCGCCTTCCGCCTCGCCATGCCCCGCACCGTGCTGCGCTACGCCGGCGGCCGCGAACTCACCCTCGGCGACCTCGGCACCCGCGAAGGCCTCCTCGGCGGCATTAACGCCGTCATCGTCGGCAACTACCTCACCACCCTGGGCCGCCCCGCCACCGCCGACCTGAATCTGCTGGTCGAACTGAACATGCCCATCAAGGAACTCCAGAAAACACTATGA
- a CDS encoding pyridoxamine 5'-phosphate oxidase family protein — protein MMFTHADGNPILNLDDDQSWKLIEGTKHGRLVVTVAGEPDIFPVNYAVSGRKLYLRTAPGNKLAELTINTKVLFETDGIMSDEAWSVVLRGTARVLDQSADIAAAESLGLKPWVPTLKDFYVEIEPVSVSGRHFQFGEHPEREI, from the coding sequence ATGATGTTCACACACGCAGACGGCAACCCCATTCTCAACCTTGACGATGACCAGTCGTGGAAGCTCATTGAGGGCACCAAGCACGGCCGGCTGGTAGTGACCGTGGCCGGCGAACCGGACATCTTCCCGGTCAACTACGCCGTGAGCGGCCGGAAGCTCTACCTCCGGACAGCTCCGGGCAACAAGCTCGCTGAGCTCACCATCAACACCAAAGTCCTCTTTGAGACGGACGGCATCATGTCGGACGAGGCCTGGTCCGTGGTGCTTCGCGGCACGGCGCGGGTCCTCGACCAGTCTGCTGATATCGCGGCCGCGGAATCTCTCGGCCTGAAGCCCTGGGTACCCACATTGAAGGACTTTTACGTTGAGATCGAGCCGGTTTCGGTCAGCGGACGGCACTTCCAGTTCGGCGAGCACCCGGAGCGCGAAATCTAG
- a CDS encoding very short patch repair endonuclease, with the protein MADQLTPERRSWNMSRIRGKNTKPELLVRSLLHSKGYRYRLHGSSRGGKLPGNPDLVFAGRHKVIFVNGCFWHFHDCKAGQHAPKANAEFWDTKRTRTRNRDAEQRRLLEATGWQVLTLWECELKDVSALEEQLEQFLA; encoded by the coding sequence ATGGCTGACCAGCTGACTCCCGAACGGCGCAGCTGGAACATGTCCAGGATCCGGGGCAAGAACACCAAGCCGGAACTGCTGGTGCGGAGCCTGTTGCACTCGAAGGGCTACCGCTACCGCCTGCACGGCAGCTCACGTGGCGGTAAACTTCCCGGCAACCCGGATCTGGTGTTCGCAGGACGGCACAAAGTCATCTTCGTCAACGGCTGCTTCTGGCATTTCCATGACTGCAAGGCGGGGCAGCACGCACCCAAAGCGAACGCGGAGTTCTGGGATACAAAACGGACACGGACCAGGAACCGCGATGCCGAACAGCGCCGCCTCCTGGAAGCAACAGGGTGGCAGGTGCTCACCCTCTGGGAATGCGAACTCAAGGACGTCTCCGCCTTGGAGGAACAGCTGGAGCAGTTCCTCGCCTGA
- a CDS encoding glycosyl hydrolase: protein MRLSNLRLGSGQVPAGTELTRGQRGHQPIAGTAVFRIVRNVVSGLIVGLGVTLAAVQPVQAAPATAAAAAQVYLDPATGPAGSAVTVSGTGFKAATTGTVIVGSSTFSFKTAVSGSFSTSITIPAAAPGPLTITAKTSSIKASSVFTVTSSTPAIPPVSTAALRFGVATAGGPLASAELDDVARLAGESPSSVLFYKDFLQAPPITEMNAVRARGAVPLVTWEPWAWGGGLTQPAYALDRIAAGDFDAYITQWGQALASWGQPVQLRFAHEMNGNWYPWAEGVNGNQSGDYVQAWRHVHDVVAAAGASNVSWVWSPNVPYFGSTDLAGLFPGAGYVDIVALDGYNWGTSASWSSWMSPQDLFAPGIAQLRALAPGVPILIAETASAEAGGSKAQWNTDLVSYLAAQPDVVGFVWFHLQKETDWRINSSEASATAFNAALAARRAS, encoded by the coding sequence ATGCGACTCAGCAATCTGCGTTTAGGATCGGGACAAGTGCCTGCCGGCACCGAACTGACCCGTGGCCAGCGAGGCCACCAGCCGATTGCGGGGACCGCTGTGTTCAGGATCGTGAGAAACGTTGTTTCTGGTCTGATTGTGGGGCTGGGCGTCACGCTGGCGGCCGTACAGCCAGTCCAGGCAGCGCCCGCTACGGCGGCCGCGGCGGCCCAGGTTTACCTCGACCCGGCCACCGGACCGGCGGGTTCAGCCGTGACCGTCAGCGGAACAGGGTTCAAGGCTGCCACCACGGGAACCGTGATAGTCGGGTCCTCTACGTTCTCTTTCAAGACTGCGGTGTCCGGTTCCTTCAGTACCTCGATCACCATCCCCGCGGCGGCCCCGGGGCCGCTGACCATCACGGCCAAGACGTCCTCCATCAAAGCGTCATCCGTTTTCACGGTTACTTCTTCTACTCCCGCCATCCCTCCCGTCAGCACGGCGGCACTCCGTTTCGGGGTGGCGACGGCGGGCGGCCCCTTGGCAAGTGCCGAACTGGACGACGTCGCGCGGCTGGCGGGGGAGAGCCCGTCGAGTGTGCTCTTCTACAAGGACTTCCTGCAGGCGCCGCCCATCACCGAGATGAACGCCGTACGGGCGCGCGGCGCCGTTCCGCTGGTCACCTGGGAGCCGTGGGCATGGGGCGGCGGGCTCACGCAGCCCGCCTACGCCTTGGACCGAATCGCGGCCGGCGACTTTGATGCCTACATTACGCAGTGGGGGCAGGCACTGGCGTCGTGGGGCCAGCCCGTCCAGTTGAGGTTTGCGCACGAGATGAACGGCAACTGGTACCCGTGGGCCGAGGGCGTGAACGGCAACCAGTCCGGCGACTACGTGCAGGCCTGGCGGCATGTGCACGACGTCGTAGCTGCTGCTGGTGCCAGCAACGTGTCCTGGGTCTGGAGCCCGAATGTTCCGTACTTTGGATCCACCGATCTTGCCGGGCTGTTCCCGGGTGCCGGCTACGTGGACATTGTGGCCCTCGACGGGTACAACTGGGGCACCTCGGCGTCGTGGAGCAGCTGGATGTCGCCGCAGGACCTCTTTGCGCCGGGGATAGCCCAGCTGCGGGCACTCGCGCCCGGGGTTCCCATCCTGATCGCTGAGACCGCTTCCGCCGAGGCGGGCGGTTCCAAGGCGCAATGGAATACCGACCTGGTGAGCTACCTGGCAGCCCAGCCGGACGTGGTGGGCTTCGTCTGGTTCCACCTGCAGAAGGAAACGGACTGGCGCATCAACAGCAGTGAGGCGTCGGCCACGGCGTTCAACGCTGCGCTGGCTGCCCGCCGGGCGTCATAG